Part of the Pseudomonas lijiangensis genome is shown below.
CCAACTGCCGAGCGCTGAAGTTATCGCGTAACAGCACGCGGGCCATGACTGAAATGCCTCCAGCAGCAGTCCCTTGAGCAGTACGGCAAACGATGAACATGGAGGTGTCGGTTGATAACCCGGCGCCCAGACTGCTAACAGAAAACAGCAAAAGCGCCCAGATCATTGTTGCCCTGCTGCCCAGTAAAGCCGCAGCCTTGCCCCACAACAACATCGGCAGCCCCATCCCCGCCAGAAATACCGAAAGTGTCAGCGCCGAAAAGCTGTTGCTGGCCTGAAAAGCTTCGGCAATTGAGGGCAAGGACGGAAGGTAGAGCGTTATACCTGACTGCGCCGTCAGTACGGCCAGACATGAGATAACGATATGACTGTCGATTTTCATGGTTAAGGCCGCCAGATCGTTGTGGGTTTATGTATGGGTTATTCGTTCATCTAAATGAAAACGAGAACCTCAAAACAAGACTTCCGAAACTGAACGGCTATTTTGGCAACGCTGCTTATTAATGTATGTAGGAGGCTTCTGAGCAGAAGCCGTGTCGCAGTTTTTTCTATAAGAAAGCTTTTACTGCATTCGCAGGAGATCTGCTACGCATCAAAACGAATGGCCGCTATGACCTGGATTTTCAGGGCGACCTAACTCTCAGCAATTTCTTACAATCCTCACAAAAAGCCCTAAATGTATCGCCTTCAATAATGTCTCGCAGATAAATCCGCTCCTACGAAATCAGATGGCTGGGCCACAATCCGTGGGAGGGGCCTTGGCCGTGACAGCCTGTTTGAAGGCGCTGAAAATGTATTGCCCTCGAGCAGGTCGTCGCGGCCAAGGCCCCTCCAACAAGTGTTACACGCCCACCATCTCCGCAAACGCCGCCCGAATCTTCTCCTCCGGCAACTCATCGGCAATGAACACGATCACGCTTTCGCGCTTTTCGTCTTCTGCCCATTCGGTGTCCCAGTCGAAGCCATAGAGTTTCAGCACGCCCTGAAACACCATCCGCCGGGGTTCGCCTGCGATATTGAGTACGCCTTTGTAGCGCAGCAGTTGTTTGCCGTGGTCTTCGAGCAGTTCGTTCATGAACCCGCTGAGTTTGTCGATATCCAGCGGTTTGTCGCTGCGCAGCACCAGGCTTGAGATGCGGTCGGCGGATTTGCCTGCCGGGGCAAGCGGGCGCAGGGTCACTCCGCCGCCGAGGTCGGCGTTGAGGTTGAAGCCTCTGACGTCCAGCAATTCGGACAGGTCGATCTTGCCGTGCTCGACGATGCGAATCGGTGCGCGGCGGTTGATGCGGGTCAGGCGGGTCGACAGTGTCTGGAATGCCTGGTCGTCCACCAGGTCGCGCTTGCTCACCAGCAGACGGTCGGCAAAGCCTATTTGCGCCTGGGCGATGGTCTGGGCCAGGTGGGTGTCGGCATGGGCGGCATCCACCAGGGTGATGATGCCGTCGAGGATGTAGCGCTCGCGCAGTTCTTCGTCGATGAAGAAGGTTTGCGCAACGGGAGCCGGATCGGCAAGGCCGGTGCATTCGATGACAAGACGGTCAAAGGCAATCTCACCGCTGTCCAGGCGCTCCAGCAGCAGATAAAGGGCTTTGGTCAGGTCGGTATGGATGGTGCAGCAGACGCAGCCATTGGAAAGCGTCATGACCTGCACAGGGTCTGTGCCGAGCAACTGGCTGTCGATGCCAGCCTCACTGAATTCGTTTTCGATGACCGCGATTTTCAGGCCATGTTCGGCCTTGAGCAAATGACGCAGCAGCGTGGTCTTGCCGGCTCCCAGAAAGCCGGTCAAGACGGTGACGGGGATGGGTTGCGCAACAGTCATGTGTACTCCAGCAATTCAATATGTCCGGTACATCGCCTTCCCGGATGAATCCGGTCCTGCAGAGTAATACCGATCAGTCCTGCAGAGACCTGTAAAAACGACAACGCCACAGGTGTTGGCCTGTGGCGCGTCGATTCAAACGATAACGCAGATCAGAGGATCAGCAACACTTGGGACCACCCTTGCCGCCGTAACGAGCTTCCTGGCGTTCGCGAAAGAACTCCTCGTAGCTCATCAACGGCTTGTCCGGGTGCTTGGTCTGCATGTGCTCGACATAAGTGTCGTAGTCCGGCATGCCCACCATCAGGCGCGCGGCCTGACCGAGGTATTTCCCAAGGCGACTCAGGTCATTGAACATGGGCAGCTCCTCTTTTCATGAACGTCATCACACCTGCGACCCAGGAGGCATGGCCTGATAGGGCATTTCCTTGTCGCTGCGCTCTTTCTTGATCCACGCCGCACGACCGACTTTCAGCGCGTAGAACAGGATGCTGGACACGACGAACAGGAACAGGATGGTCAGACCGGCGTTGGTGTAAGCGTTGAAGATCACGTGCTGCATCTGATCCATGTTCTTGGCCGGAGCCAGGATCTGACCGGCATCCGCTGCAGTGCTGTACTTCTTGGCCAGGGCCAGGAAGCCAACGGCAGGGTTGGAGTCGAACAGCTTGATCAGGCTCGCGGTCACGGTGCAGATCAGCAGCCAGGACGCAGGCAGCAAGGTCACCCAGACGTAGCGCTGACGCTTCATCTTGATCAGGACCACACTGGCAAGCATCAGGGCGATACCGGCAAGCATCTGGTTGGAGATACCGAACAGCGGCCACAAGGTATTGATGCCACCCAGCGGGTCGATCACGCCTTGATAAAGCAGGTAACCCCAGAGTGCGACGCAACCACCGGTACCGATGGCGTTGGCTACCCAGGACTCGGTGCGCTTGAGAGCAGGTACGAAGCTGCCCAGCAGGTCTTGAAGCATGAAGCGACCGGCACGGGTACCGGCGTCGACAGCGGTCAGGATGAACAGGGCTTCAAACAGAATCGCGAAGTGGTACCAGAACGCCATGGTGTTTTCACCCGGCAGGACCTGGTGCAGGATCTGCGCGATACCCACTGCCAGAGTCGGAGCACCACCGGCACGGGCCAGGATGGTGTGCTCGCCGATGTCATTGGCCACGGCGGTCAGTTGCTCCGGGGTAATTGTAAAGCCCCAGTTGCTGACGGTTTGCGCCACAGTCACCACATCAGTGCCCACAATTGCAGGCGGGCTGTTCATGGCGAAGTACACACCCGGCTCGATCACCGAGGCGGCAACCATGGCCATGATGGCGACGAAGGACTCCATCAGCATGCCGCCGTAACCGATGTAGCGGGCGTTCTTTTCGTTATCCAGCAGCTTGGGCGTGGTACCGGAGGAAATCAGGGCGTGGAAGCCCGACACCGCACCACACGCAATGGTGATGAACAGGAACGGGAACAGCGCGCCTTTCCAGACCGGGCCAGTACCGTCGGTGAACTGGGTCAGGGCCGGCATTTTCAGCTCGGGAGCCAGAATCAGAATGCCGATGGCCAGCGCGACGATGGTGCCGATTTTCAGGAAAGTGGAGAGATAGTCACGCGGTGCGAGCAGCAGCCATACCGGCAGCATTGCTGCAACGAAGCCGTAGCCCACCAGCATCCAGGTGATCTGTACACCGGTGAAGGTAAACATCGGGCCCCAGACCGGGTCCGCAGCCACCGAGCCGCCTACCCAGATGGAAAGCAGCAGCAGGACCACGCCGATGATGGAGATTTCACCGATGCGGCCCGGACGGATGTAGCGCATGTAAACGCCCATGAACATCGCGATCGGGATCGTCGCCATGACCGTGAACATGCCCCACGGGCTTTCAGCCAGGGCCTTGACCACGATCAGCGCCAGCACCGCGAGGATGATGATCATGATCAGGAAGCAGCCGAACAGGGCAATGGTGCCTGGGATACGGCCCATTTCCTCGCGGACGATATCGCCCAGGGAACGACCGTTACGGCGCGTGGAGAGGAACAGGATCATGAAATCCTGTACCGCACCTGCCAGCACCACACCGGCGATCAGCCAGAGCGTACCGGGCAGATACCCCATCTGCGCGGCCAGTACCGGGCCAACCAGTGGGCCTGCACCGGCGATTGCTGCGAAGTGGTGACCGAACAGGATGTGCTTGTTGGTCGGCACATAGTCCAGACCATCGTTGTTGACCACCGCCGGGGTTGCCCGCAGCGGGTCGAGCTGCATGACATGGTTGGCGATGAAAAGACTGTAGTAACGATAAGCGACCAGATAAATAGCTACAGCAGCGACCACGATCCACAAGGCATTGATTGCCTCGCCACGACGCAGTGCCACCACCCCCAGGGCACAAGCCCCAATAATTGCGAGAAGCACCCACGGCACATGGCGCATTAGGCTATTGTTATTTTTCATTTTCTTATTCCAGCAGAGTTGACTAGAAGGCAAGCATCCCGAGTTTAGCCCTGTCGGAGCGAAAGACCACCCCCAACCATGGTCTAGAGCGCTTTAATAGCCTGTCAAAACGTAAATAACGCCTCCCCTTCCTGCAAACGAATCGACAGAAGCAATAAAAGTTATCCACAGAACTGTTCGGCAACTCCGTTCAGGTCTATCGTGCCTAAACAAGGGTGCCATTATCCATGGCATGTCCGCTGACCCAGCGTCAGTCGATACCACGAGAGTTCACCTGATGACCGACTCCCCCTCAGATCGCCGTCGTTTCAAGCGCATCGCTTTCGATGCCAAGACCGACCTCAACCAGGGCAACCACAACTGGAAAGTGCAGTTGCTCGATCTCTCTCTGAAAGGACTGCTCATCGAACGGCCGGAACCCTGGACAGGTGATCCGGATGAGCACTTTCTGGTGGACATTCACCTCAGCGACGATGCCTACGTGCAGATGGATGTGAAGCTGACCCATGACGACAACCAGCATCTCGGGTTTGTCTGCCTGCACATCGGACTGGAATCGATCAGCCATCTGAAGCGGCTGGTAGAGCTCAACCTGGGAGATCCGGCTGAGCTGGACCGGGAACTGGCGGCATTGATCGAGATTTGAGTTCGCGACTGAAGTCGCTCCCACAGGAGTCACAATCTGGGTGTGGGAGCGAATTCATTCGCGAAGGAACAAATAACTCACCTACTCGAACAACGCATCCAGCGCCTGTTCCAGACGGGTCACCGCAATGATCTGCAAACCGGGCGGCGCTTCCTTGGGGGCATTGCCCTTGGGCACGATGGCTCGCTTGAAGCCATGCTTGGCAGCCTCTTTCAAGCGTTCCTGACCGCTGGGCACCGGCCTGACCTCGCCGGAAAGCCCCACTTCCCCGAACACCAGCAGATCATGAGGCAATGGCCGGTTGCGCAGGCTCGACATGACCGCTGCCATCAATGCCAGGTCAGACGCGGTTTCCAGCACTTTCACACCGCCCACCACATTGAGGAACACGTCCTGATCGTGGGTCGGTATGCCGCCATGACGATGCAGCACCGCCAGCAGCATGGCCAGACGGTTCTGATCGAGCCCCAGCGTCACCCGCCGCGGGTTGGACATGTGGCTGTCATCCACCAGCGCCTGAACTTCCACCAGCATGGGCCGCGTCCCTTCCCAGGTCGCCATGACCACGCTGCCGGGCACTTCTTCCTGAGCACGGGTCAGGAAAATCGCTGACGGGTTGGAGACTTCCTTGAGCCCCTTGTCCGTCATGCCGAACACGCCCAGCTCGTTCACGGCCCCGAAACGGTTTTTCACAGCCCGGAGCAGCCGCAGGCGTCCATCCGACTCGCCCTCGAAATAGAGAACGGTATCCACCATATGCTCCAGAACCCGAGGCCCGGCCAGCGCGCCTTCCTTGGTGACATGGCCGACCAGGAAAATCGCCGTGCCGCTCTGCTTGGCGTAACGCACCAGCAAGGCGGCACTTTCCCGCACTTGTGCCACGCCGCCGGGAGCGGATTGCAGTTGTTCGGTGAAGATCGTCTGGATGGAGTCGATCACCATGACCTTGGGATGCTCGACACGGGCAGTCGCGATGATGGATTCGATGCAGGTTTCGGTCATCACCCGCAGTTTGTCTTGTGGCAAGCCAAGGCGCCGGGCGCGCATGGCCACCTGTTGCTGGGACTCTTCCCCCGTCACATACAGCGCCGGCATGCGCTCGGCGATATTGCACAGGGTTTGCAGCAGGATAGTGGACTTCCCGATCCCCGGATCGCCACCGATCAATACGACCGAGCCATCCACAAGACCGCCACCCAGAACACGATCCAGTTCGTTGGACTTGGTAGAGAAGCGTGGAATTTCTTCGACGCTGACCTCGGCCAGGGTCTTGATCTGGGCCTGCGAGCCCGTCCAGCCGGTGCGTCCGCTGGGAGGGGCGGCGGCTCCGCTTTCCAGCATGGTTTCAACCAGCGTGTTCCAGGCGCCGCAGTCACTGCACTGGCCCGCCCATTTGGGAAAAGTCGCGCCGCACTCCGTGCAGCCGTACAAGCGTTTGGCCTTGGCCATGACAACCCCAATCGTAAAAAGCAGCATGATAACGCAGCGAATGCCGCGCCGTCGGAACCCGTTTTTTACTGAAAAAGATAAAACTTACCGCGCCAGCCCCGGTCGATTGAACCTGTACACGGCAGGATACAGATTGCTCCGTTACACTGATTCCGATCACATCCATCTGCAACAAGGAATGACCCATGAGCGTATTAAGCGAATTCAAGGCCTTCGCCGTCAAAGGTAACGTGGTCGACATGGCCGTGGGTATCATCATTGGTGCGGCATTCGGCAAGATTGTTTCGTCATTCGTCGGCGACGTGATCATGCCCCCGCTGGGCCTGTTGATCGGCGGCGTGGACTTCAGTGACCTTGCCATTACCCTGCGAGCGGCCGAAGGCACAACGCCTGCCGTGCTGCTGGCCTACGGCAAGTTCATCCAGACCGTGCTCGACTTCGTCATCGTCGCGTTCGCCATCTTCATGGGCGTCAAGGCCATCAACCGCCTCAAGCGCGAAGAAGCCAAGGCCCCGACACTGCCACCGACACCTTCCAAGGAAGAAGTCCTGCTGGGCGAGATTCGAGATTTGCTCAAAGAGCAGAACAAGCCGGCGGCACCGATTACCGTGGACCCAAGTCGTCCGGTTTGAAGTACAAGACTGTGGGAGGCAGCTTGCTGGCGACTTTGAAGCTGTCGCCAGCAAGCTGCCTCCCACAGACGCGCGAAAACGCTACCAGTAATTCTCCACAACAACCTGCCCCGGCCGACGGGTCAGGTTGAGTTGCATGTTGCGCTGTTTGAGCACGGCCCGGGTGTCGTCGATCATCTGCGGGTTGCCGCAAATCATCACTCGCGAATGCTCGGGCGTCAGCTCGACACCGGCGGCACGCTCCAGCTCGCCATTTTCGATCAGGTGCGTGATCCGGCCATGCAAGGCGCCAGAATGATGCTCACGGGTCACGGTGGGCAGAAACAGGAACTTGTCGGCGTACTCGACCAGATAATCGCGCTGCATCAACTCGCCAATCAACTGTTGATAAGCCAGCTCCCTGGACTCCCGGGCGCTGTAAACCAGAATGATGCGCTCGAATTTTTCCCAGATCTCGAAGTCTTGAAGGATCGAGAGAAAAGGCGCGACGCCCGTGCCTGTGGATAACAGCCACAAGTCTCGCCCGTCGACAAAACGGTCCGGCGTCAGATAACCGGTCGCCAGTTTCTCCACCAGCAAGGTGTCGCCTTCGCGCAGACGGCTCAGCTCACTGGTGAACTCCCCGCCCGGAACCACGATGGAAAAGAACTCCAGAAACTCGTCATGGGGTGCAGAAACCATCGAGTAGGGGCGCCATACCGTGCTGCCATCGGCTTTGGTCACGCCAAGACGAGCGAACTGCCCGGCACGAAAACGGAACCCGGGATCGCGAGTGGTGCGCAGAGTAAACAGATTGTCGGTCAACGGCGTCACACGCTGAAGTGTCTGCCGGGTGAACTTGTCTTCGCTGGCGGTCATGGGAGGCTTCTGGCTCCAGAGCTGGAAAAGGTTTCCAGTGTCCTCCAAAGCGCGCTCGATAAACACCGGCTGTTTGTAGTGATTTGAGCGACATTGCACACCGGCAATTTAGAGTATTTGGTTCTTGGGGCCGTATTTCGTTGGTTGTAAGCCTGTACGCCCTGTAAAGCCGCAACCCAGCTCCCACCAGTGTTACAGCCCTTTAGACACTCTTTTGAATACGCAAAGGCCATTACACCACTCGTCTAGATAGCTTCACTCGCAATCTGGACACGATGGTTTTTTTCTAGACTGCTTAGACAATACAGAAACAACTCGCCATCAAAGGCATGGAGGCGATCATGGGATCCATGGAGTTCAACTCACCATCCCCATTTCCGGCAAAAAACCTGACACAACGAGAAATCGAGATCCTCAAATGGTCCGCGGAAGGCAAGACAGCGGGCGACATCGCAATCATCCTGAGCCTGAAAGAGCGCACCATTCATTTTCATATCGCCAGTGCGATACAGAAAATGGGGGTTTGCAACAAGACAGCTGCCGCCGTCCAGGCAGCCTTGAGAGGGATGTTCTGAAGAGGTCGGCAATCGACCCGCAACATGGAGGGTGCCAAACAGCAAAAAGCACGTAAACTTGCCGATCTCAGCGAGCCCATCAGATGCCGGGCTCGCATGACATACGTCGATTCCCAGAGTTTTCCTGCCCATGCCCGTGCTGACCAGTCCTTTCGCTCAACTTGATCTCATTCGCCAACCCGAACAACAAGATGAGCCGTTGCAGGCATTTGATGCGGCGGATGAATACCTGCTGAACCATGTGGCAGAAACCGGCCTGACCCTGCAGAGCAAGGTACTGGTACTCAACGACAGCTTTGGTGCATTGGCCGCAAGCCTCGCGCAGCATGCAACGGTGGTCAGCAGCACCGATTCGTATCTGGCAGCACAAGGTCTGGAAAAGAACCTGACCCGCAATGGCATGGCCTATGACGCCGTACCTGTGATCCCGGCCAGCGAGCCATTGAACGGCCCTTTCGACTGGGTACTGATCCGGGTTCCCAAGACCCTGGCATTGCTGGAAGAACAGCTCATTCGCCTGCAAGGCCAGTTGGCACCGGGTGCCCGGGTGATCGCAGCGGCGATGGTCAAGCACCTGCCACGCTCGGCCGGTGAACTGCTGGAAGAATATGTAGGCCCGGTCCAGGCATCACTGGCCGTAAAAAAGGCACGTCTGTTGTTCTGCACTCCAGAAGAATCCAGGCCCGTCCTGGCTTCGCCCTACCCGACCCGTTACACGCTCGATCAACCCGCCATCGAACTGGTCAACCACGCCAACGTATTCTGTCGCGACGGCCTGGATATCGGCACCCGTGCCTTCCTGCCTTACCTACCCAAAAACCTCGGCTCGGCCAGAGTTGCCGATCTGGGCTGCGGCAATGGCGTGCTTGCCATCGCAAGCGCCCTGGATAACCCGCAGGCTCATTACACGCTGGTGGATGAGTCCTTCATGGCCGTACAGTCGGCCGCCGAGAACTGGCAGGCAACGCTGGGAGCCCGCGAGGTGGTGATTCGTGCCGGTGATGGCCTGGCCAGCCAGGAACCGGATTCTCTGGATGTGGTGCTCTGCAACCCGCCCTTCCACCAGCAGCAGGTGGTCGGTGATTTCCTGGCCTGGCGCATGTTCCTTCAGGCGCGGGCTTCACTGGTGGTCGGTGGCGCGCTGTATATCGTCGGCAATCGCCATCTGGGCTATCACAGCAAACTGGCACGGCTGTTTCGCGGCGTGGAACAGGTCGCCGCAACGCCCAAGTTCGTGATTCTTAAAGCCCGTAAATAAACCTCAAAAAAAACCCTCCGCAAGGAGGGTC
Proteins encoded:
- a CDS encoding ferredoxin--NADP reductase, with product MTASEDKFTRQTLQRVTPLTDNLFTLRTTRDPGFRFRAGQFARLGVTKADGSTVWRPYSMVSAPHDEFLEFFSIVVPGGEFTSELSRLREGDTLLVEKLATGYLTPDRFVDGRDLWLLSTGTGVAPFLSILQDFEIWEKFERIILVYSARESRELAYQQLIGELMQRDYLVEYADKFLFLPTVTREHHSGALHGRITHLIENGELERAAGVELTPEHSRVMICGNPQMIDDTRAVLKQRNMQLNLTRRPGQVVVENYW
- a CDS encoding PilZ domain-containing protein produces the protein MTDSPSDRRRFKRIAFDAKTDLNQGNHNWKVQLLDLSLKGLLIERPEPWTGDPDEHFLVDIHLSDDAYVQMDVKLTHDDNQHLGFVCLHIGLESISHLKRLVELNLGDPAELDRELAALIEI
- the radA gene encoding DNA repair protein RadA, with translation MAKAKRLYGCTECGATFPKWAGQCSDCGAWNTLVETMLESGAAAPPSGRTGWTGSQAQIKTLAEVSVEEIPRFSTKSNELDRVLGGGLVDGSVVLIGGDPGIGKSTILLQTLCNIAERMPALYVTGEESQQQVAMRARRLGLPQDKLRVMTETCIESIIATARVEHPKVMVIDSIQTIFTEQLQSAPGGVAQVRESAALLVRYAKQSGTAIFLVGHVTKEGALAGPRVLEHMVDTVLYFEGESDGRLRLLRAVKNRFGAVNELGVFGMTDKGLKEVSNPSAIFLTRAQEEVPGSVVMATWEGTRPMLVEVQALVDDSHMSNPRRVTLGLDQNRLAMLLAVLHRHGGIPTHDQDVFLNVVGGVKVLETASDLALMAAVMSSLRNRPLPHDLLVFGEVGLSGEVRPVPSGQERLKEAAKHGFKRAIVPKGNAPKEAPPGLQIIAVTRLEQALDALFE
- the mscL gene encoding large-conductance mechanosensitive channel protein MscL, encoding MSVLSEFKAFAVKGNVVDMAVGIIIGAAFGKIVSSFVGDVIMPPLGLLIGGVDFSDLAITLRAAEGTTPAVLLAYGKFIQTVLDFVIVAFAIFMGVKAINRLKREEAKAPTLPPTPSKEEVLLGEIRDLLKEQNKPAAPITVDPSRPV
- a CDS encoding methyltransferase, whose amino-acid sequence is MPVLTSPFAQLDLIRQPEQQDEPLQAFDAADEYLLNHVAETGLTLQSKVLVLNDSFGALAASLAQHATVVSSTDSYLAAQGLEKNLTRNGMAYDAVPVIPASEPLNGPFDWVLIRVPKTLALLEEQLIRLQGQLAPGARVIAAAMVKHLPRSAGELLEEYVGPVQASLAVKKARLLFCTPEESRPVLASPYPTRYTLDQPAIELVNHANVFCRDGLDIGTRAFLPYLPKNLGSARVADLGCGNGVLAIASALDNPQAHYTLVDESFMAVQSAAENWQATLGAREVVIRAGDGLASQEPDSLDVVLCNPPFHQQQVVGDFLAWRMFLQARASLVVGGALYIVGNRHLGYHSKLARLFRGVEQVAATPKFVILKARK
- a CDS encoding helix-turn-helix domain-containing protein, which produces MGSMEFNSPSPFPAKNLTQREIEILKWSAEGKTAGDIAIILSLKERTIHFHIASAIQKMGVCNKTAAAVQAALRGMF
- a CDS encoding carbon starvation CstA family protein, with translation MKNNNSLMRHVPWVLLAIIGACALGVVALRRGEAINALWIVVAAVAIYLVAYRYYSLFIANHVMQLDPLRATPAVVNNDGLDYVPTNKHILFGHHFAAIAGAGPLVGPVLAAQMGYLPGTLWLIAGVVLAGAVQDFMILFLSTRRNGRSLGDIVREEMGRIPGTIALFGCFLIMIIILAVLALIVVKALAESPWGMFTVMATIPIAMFMGVYMRYIRPGRIGEISIIGVVLLLLSIWVGGSVAADPVWGPMFTFTGVQITWMLVGYGFVAAMLPVWLLLAPRDYLSTFLKIGTIVALAIGILILAPELKMPALTQFTDGTGPVWKGALFPFLFITIACGAVSGFHALISSGTTPKLLDNEKNARYIGYGGMLMESFVAIMAMVAASVIEPGVYFAMNSPPAIVGTDVVTVAQTVSNWGFTITPEQLTAVANDIGEHTILARAGGAPTLAVGIAQILHQVLPGENTMAFWYHFAILFEALFILTAVDAGTRAGRFMLQDLLGSFVPALKRTESWVANAIGTGGCVALWGYLLYQGVIDPLGGINTLWPLFGISNQMLAGIALMLASVVLIKMKRQRYVWVTLLPASWLLICTVTASLIKLFDSNPAVGFLALAKKYSTAADAGQILAPAKNMDQMQHVIFNAYTNAGLTILFLFVVSSILFYALKVGRAAWIKKERSDKEMPYQAMPPGSQV
- a CDS encoding YbdD/YjiX family protein, which codes for MFNDLSRLGKYLGQAARLMVGMPDYDTYVEHMQTKHPDKPLMSYEEFFRERQEARYGGKGGPKCC
- the yjiA gene encoding GTPase, which gives rise to MTVAQPIPVTVLTGFLGAGKTTLLRHLLKAEHGLKIAVIENEFSEAGIDSQLLGTDPVQVMTLSNGCVCCTIHTDLTKALYLLLERLDSGEIAFDRLVIECTGLADPAPVAQTFFIDEELRERYILDGIITLVDAAHADTHLAQTIAQAQIGFADRLLVSKRDLVDDQAFQTLSTRLTRINRRAPIRIVEHGKIDLSELLDVRGFNLNADLGGGVTLRPLAPAGKSADRISSLVLRSDKPLDIDKLSGFMNELLEDHGKQLLRYKGVLNIAGEPRRMVFQGVLKLYGFDWDTEWAEDEKRESVIVFIADELPEEKIRAAFAEMVGV